AGTCCTGTTTTCCCGGGTTGCAACGCAAAAACATCGGTCAGATATGACGTATGTAGAATACAATTCACGTGCCTTGGGTCACAATCAAAACACAAcacctatttaatatatacatagtatatagaATCCCCCTCGTCAGCAGTAGAATCGCTAACGAGGGGGAGTCTATCCTATCcagacttttttcttttttaacggGTTTTTTATCCTTGCGGCATGTCAAACCCATCGTACCTTAAGCTATcttacatatcaaattttatcttataggaTTTATAATTACGTTTCGTACTGACAGACAGACATCATCCAGACTTATTAGTAGATAGATTTCGAAAAGAGTTTGAGATTCAATGTGAGTGTAAATTAAGATAAACGTtacaaaaaatgcttaaaaaatgGCCTGGCTTGTAACAAGTTTCGTACAAATAAGTGTTTGGGTTTTTGTCGAGTAATTCTCGGCACGGGATTCCGTAAACCCGTTAATGTTGTGCCTGGAATATCTCCGATCGTGATACTTTAACGTcttatcagattatgagagcgagggaatagagtgcacttaTGTTTGCACACTGCACTATAATAAGTCCTGCGCAGATGGCCATTCTCCCTTAAGAATGATCGCCGTGGTGCTATCGGTTAGAACATCATCTATCATCAATATgtgttttatgtttgtatgtacaGATTAAGTGTTAGATGcataatctttataaatatcttgtcatactttttactttattacgactcgtgcctcggaaagcacttaaagccgttgttcctgcgtctgaactcttttcggtcgtgtcggattgccgtgccatcggattatgagagtggaggaagagtacacctgtgtttgcgcacacacttgtgcactataatatctcctgcttagttggctaacctctcttgagattggccgcggtGGTCGttatcggtctggaggacattattattacattatactacaaaattatatatatttaaaacaaagtgtTACTTGCATTTGaagcatttgtttattttataagatatattactttgtttaaataatttgttgtttAAACATTGggtaattcattcattcattaataattttccaTTTAAAAGTTGTATGCCctgctatttttaaaatgttttcgttcataaaatgattttctttcaatatgtatattcatgtacgttttttataatttaacatatctCAATAACAActgattgagtttttttttatttaatttgttcagtaattaattttgttttaaataaaataaagcggAAAATACCCTTTTATGTCAAATATAACCAaaaatcacaaataattaataaatacttttttcttttcagaTTTGTGCAATACTACAGATGGCGACAATCGTCCATAGTTTATGACAGTTTGTCCAACGAATCGTAATTGCGTAACAATTAATGACATCTTGGTGCTTAAAcgtcacaaaatattataattaatatgcatACATTGTTGGCACGTCTATATCGTACTCGTGCCTTAAGCAACACAAATGTCAATTAAccttatatcatattattgtagtttatatCCCTCAAGCCACAGAGCCAAGGGGATACACGTGTAGATCAAGGAGTAGAGTCAACTGCCGTACAGCTCTACTCGTTTTCATTGTTTTACAAGTAATATTCTACACTTAAATTATTGGTTTTTTAGTCGAAAGTTATTTGTGGGTACAGATATTACTTTGAAGTTTTACCTTTTGGTGAGTGGAACTTAAATCAATATCAGACATCTAAGCAGacgtggaatattttttttaagtgacgagagtgatatttaataataaaaaagtaacgtagataataatttatgaacatTGAAGTAAACATTACTAACATAAGTAGGCACTCGATAGTTAGATCACAAATAGATACAAATCTGacactttttttgtattttcagtatttttgtttaaagtataaatgcgaaaatgacaTATAAATcgtctaattataaaaaatattggtaacatataaataagcatAATATAATGTTGGAGAAAACTTCACTAGATGAGATATTCttcattttacattttgtacCTTTTTCTTTTCGAAGTATCTCagtaatgaattatataaaatatactgtgatattatttactggtggtagagctttgttcaagctcgtctgggtaggtaccacccactcatcagatattctaccgcaaaacagcagtacttggtattgttatgttccggtttgaagggtgagtgagccaatgtaattacaggcacaagggacataacatcttagttcccaaggttggtggcgcatcggtgatgtaaaattttataaatttctaacaatgccaatgtctatgggtgttggtaaccatttaacatcaggtggcccatatgcacgtccgccttcctattctatataaaaaaataaaatgacgaaataacataacaaaaaatatatttaccgaaataaaactaaaattatttactcaATAGGATGTATGTTATTTAGTTAGTACATAGACCgcctttaaatatatcatacatattaGACTGACTTTTAAATCGGTAAAttaataccaatattttttttattctactttCTTACATGGCAATAAAAGTGTATCAAAATCTTGACCTTTAGTTTGATAGATGACTTACATGCTTATTATTGTAGCTAAGATTaaagtaaatagtttatttgcatatgtaatgtaattacattagtaacgcttatcattttattaactcAAGTACTATTAAATAGATTGTGAGGATTTTATTCGTTACAaatattatgcatatttttACTGACTACTAATGAATGcacttataaactttttttattatattttaaaaaagattattttataacattttttgttaataaaaatgccTTTGAAAGTCCAatccaattttaaaacataaattatactgAAGATTTTCGcattgttgatattataaagaaaaataaaattaaggtgtaaaaataaaaatatgtttccgAACGAAGCatgttactataaaataataactacgtAAAGGTTATTTGTCGTGTGTAATAAATACacgacattataataaaatgtggtgatttatttgatttaaaatttaaaatcgattggacttaatttttttgtgtagTACGACTACTAGTAATATGTGTAAAAtatcatgaaatattattaaatgaatgctTATATgcttttactatatttttaaagtcataaaaataaatatatttaatataactttagcatagtatttaagtaattttttatatttttacattaaatattgtttaataatacatGAACAAAAATCATGagatagtttaaaaatattaactataaaaccTCCTTATCGTTTTTATCTTTTGACGCGTAAGTCGCGACGCACCTTTTacgatatatttaatagatgATTTTCAAGCTCAACTGTAATTAACTTCACTTTCACTCCAGttgaaaaatcaattattagGATTTCGAATAAAGACCTAAAAgtgatttattttctttttcttttcgaGCACAcgtggatattattatatttatgctatcttaagataaatatatcgCTCGCTACATAGAACATAACACACGCCGAAGTTAATATAATTGCTAATGCAATTAAAAGATTacttacaaagtaatataaggTTCATTAATAGCTTTGCTTTTgtgttatcataattttatctcaaaatatcgtgaaataaaataataggtatAGTATAACCATCGTCTCTGACGTGATATCAAAAGCCTTATTTCTCTTTTAAGATTGGTTGCTCCGCGTCACACTAAGACCtaaaaagtacatattttttggatattttattactttcatatattatgaaaaaacttTAATGATTGCACAGTATATCGGCAAACCGTTTTAAGAAGATTTATTACGGTCCTGCACGGTCGGGATAAGAGTAAGGTTTAAAGATCCTTTCGTTTTGTTATTTACCAAAATATTCTCATGCAGAGagatatatgtaatatgtatataatttaatttcttttaaaactttGATCATCGTAATAAATCATTCTCTAAACCAAggcctaataataataaatacaatatttttgtgacgtacttaaaatgtttatttagttttgagataattataataattgtgataattttaaagttttgttttaatcttGCCAATACAGGTTTAATTTTTTGCAAAACATTCAATTATTAtcacacaaaatattttgtaataaaaaggtCGTTACCACACAAAACTAACCTCTTAACCCGTTTTTAAAAAATGAGAATTTTcacaaataatagttatttaaataatataatatatgatgtatTTTGTGTTCAATGCCATAATTATTGCTTGTACATTTTcggctttacctataaatgttgttgcCCCTAGATTGGATTAGATCAACAATGTTGTCtattttcgaatgtcaaatcaacgatgacagaaagagaaaaatcagcGTTTAACCGAGCTCCCGGCTTAACAACATTTAAGAGTAAGGCcgtttaactttataatatattgttataaatgctttacaacaattttaataaagaaataaatattctacatgtgttttatttaaagcaacagctatatattaaatattaatatttaaaatcacaaCCACCAAGCCTATTGTATTCACTCACACGAATCAAAGCTTACTAATAAAACAGAGATAATATCTACCGCTCTACACTATTGTTAATACATGCAATCCCAATGATTACTGTGAGTCATCGTGTATTAAAACAAGAATTGCCTTCAGGGTAATTAGTGACATACAGACGAAGTTCATTGCCAATACGCTATACGGGATTTCTTTGTTTATCGAAGTAAGTATGTAATGGAACAACAGCAGCTGTCAAGATAGATTTTAATATTGCAattcatacaatattattattcatgtcTGACTTTATTTGCGATTGAATCATAGTTgtgataataaatgataatttcgTTGCGCGATAACAAAGGATTTTGTAGTCAGTATTcgctattgttttaataaaaacgtcgAATGAAATTTACTATATCACATATTCAAAGAacagtaagtatttttattgtaatgtttttatttaaacatagctCTTGTTATAGTTGCTATGTTATTATGTTCTttggttaattaattaacattctagttatttaaaatgtcaGTGAGCTAATACATATCTATATACTTTGACCTCGTTCCAGGTTAGCTACTAAAGTATACTAAAATGTCATACGAATATGACATCAATTCTGTTAATGGACTACCAATACCAAAAAGGTCGATCTCAACAACAATTGAATTACCGCTGTTTCTCTGTATAGTGGCCGTGACCTTATCAGGTAAATAACTtttcctttaatttttaatacttctTCCTAAAATcaagatttttgtttcttattacaatttattttattaacattaataattaaaaactgtattGTTTTTAGGACCAGCTATCAGTAATATCATTCTTTATAGAACGTGTgtgcattatttaaattattctgtgGCGGAATGCGAGCCATTCCTTTCACCCATTAAAACAAATGCGACATCACAGTTAGAGGAAGTAGTGCAGAAATATTCTACATATGTGACGACTGTAAAGATGGTGCTGGAGTATGTGTTCCCAGCTTTTCTATCTTTGTTTCTCGGTGTCTGGTCCGATACCTATGGCAGAAAACTTTTAATAGTTTGGCCTTTATTTGGTGAGAGTATTTTTGTAGCGTAATAAAACACTGAACTTTGAATTtgacaatatattttgataagtctatttaagttaacttttttgatatattaataaaataataaaaataatacaaatacacaGCCACCTTTGCCGTTTGGGAATGTTTGAGGGCAAGTAATTCAGGCAAGGCCTATAAGCAAGGTGATGTTTGCTTGTCtgttttatcttcttttatcTATTCCGGAAAAAGTAAATCGTAATTAAACACTAGCTAGAATCGTTTTTTAACCTTAgttgttatttcattttttttgtagGTTTGACAATGACAAACATCTTGCTAACTATATTTGGGATGATGGATAGCTTAGGCCCTTGGTGGCTAATATTAACTGCAGTTCCATTTTCTCTTAGTGGTGGATTTGTAGTATTATTTACGGGTGCTTACTGCTATGTAAGCGATACCAGTTCTTCTAGTAGTACGTTATTGAGGTAATTACGACATTTTTGGATTTTCTAGAATTAAATATCGTCtgtgaataattaatttgtcttttttgAGAGACAACtttcatcaaaatttaatatcgaagatttttttaatttaaatatagaagacGGGCAAATGTTTAATGCCAACTGATGTTGGTCAAGTCTGCTCGTAGACATTTTTGTTTCTTCGGAATGTGTATTGCTGTTGGCTCTAgcggcctctacagcgtcaccgggcgggaagGGTGAGTTGAACTCAAGCTGaaactttacatttataaaacgttTCTTATATTGTCCACCCGCCCGCAAACAGCATTTACGATGTTAGGTCTCTTGTCAAGCACGGGACACAATAATGACATCTCGCTTTTGAAAGCAAAACACATCAATACAAGGTATAGTCGTTTAGTTTAGTGGTAGAACAACCGATGAATACCTTCTAGTTTTGATTGCTAGAAAGACATAACATTACGGAATGATGGTAAGGTGCAATGTCAAattaatcgatttaaaaaaactgaCTTCAAAAATTTGTCTGACTGAACCTCCTTTTTTGGAGTCGAAACTAAATAAATGTCTAAGGTCAGCCATCTGCAGGACctttttgcttatttataaaatcagcgCTTGtctgaatttaattaatatacgagAAATGGCGTCGCAAGGTTTTATTTTGGAATTTCCtatttgcattaaaattatattatttgtttacatattctTCTCAGAATGACAATGATAGACGCGACTACATCATTAGGCACTGTGCTCGGAGCCACGTGTAGCACtcatcttatattaaaaattgggAACACATATTTACTTTTGCTATCTGCTACAATCAGTACAATAGCGTATGCTTTTACCAACGTATGGATAAAGGAATCTTTAAATGGTGCTTTACAGGTAAATTTCCTATAATATATAGGTAGTTAGCTCAACTGATTGTAGGTttctctatttattattatcatttatattttcttctactaaattaaataatatttaataaaaaaacattttgggCTAGTGCCTAagctaaatattaataaaatgttttttactagCTTTAAAGTAAAAATCTATTACAGGGTGGGGTATCGAAAATCATAGACTTTTTACTTATTAAGGAAATGGTTCAAGAATGTTTGAAAGAAAGACCTAATCGTCAGAGGGCTCAAATTTTCCTCCTATGTCTTGTCAGGGTACTCATGGTTTTGGCCGTTTTTGGAACAGTTGGTTTGGAGTATCTGTATACAAGACAAAAATTGCATTGGTCATTACGAGAATACACAAAGTATTCAGCAGTTAGCACTGCAATGTTGTTCATAGGAGGTTTCTTTGGTGTGATCGTGGTACAAAAAGTACTTCGCCTTGGAGACATAATCTTTGCAATACTCATATCGATCACTGCTATAGcggataatttaataaaattatttgcaacCAAATCCTGGCACATGTACTTAAGTAAgttatatttgcttatatattttatgaagttGTTCACAATAACACAACCGATAATGTTTACACTTAAGATTGTTTTATCTATATTGGCCATATCTCACTTTAACACGGTTAACGTTTGGTAGCACTTTCATTTTAAaacccaaaataaaaaaaattgttattgcatgaccatatatataagatacTCTTTTGTGAATCCAACGTTTCATTGCAATAAAATTGTACAAGAAGATTTAATAAGCGGTCCCGTATGACaagtaatgttaaaaataattattataaactcaTGCCGTCATTATTCAGTTAGTTTTAACGGTCTTTGCATTAGAAAAAGGATGTCCGCTGGGATACGTACGACTGGccacttttttatgtaaacaaaataacgtgcagcttataaataaatgaggAGAAGTAACCAAACAAGTCAGGAGCACTTAAGAACGCCGTACTCGttgataattgaaaatatatatatattaatttgatatagtGTCAAATCATTAATTATTCGAAACACCGTTAATGCAAATTCTTTGGAATTTGTCTCAGTGGCTTTGCCTTTCATTTtataactgtttttattaatttcaaacattatTGTTACAGGTTCTGGAGTATCAATTTTCAGAAGTCTATCGGGACCATTAGTACGATCATTTCTGACAAAAACGATTCCTGTGGAGGACATTGCGAAGGTTTTATTTCTAGTAAGCACAGCTGAAAGTATATGTCCTATGATATATCCGATTATATTTAACTCGCTATACGCGTATACATTAGCGACTTTCCCTGGAGCTATATATATTCTCAGCAGTTCGATGATGGTGATCTGTATAGTTTTGTTGGGGTAAGttgtttttaacattatttaaaagatagaTTTTAGTGAGTGTAATCATAACACATAGCCAGTGTCAGTGTGTCAGTCCGCGCACGCGTGTGTCGCGGTTGGTTACCACATTTAttacaacatattataatactaatgctagtcttgcgcctgaactcttttttcgatgggacggcaatccagcATGCTCGATgctggattgccgtcccatcgaataaaatgagtgcacttgtgtttgcgcatttgtacattataatatgtactgcGAATTTCTCTTGAGAGGGATATTAACTAAGTttgaagaaagaaataaaatgtaaaaaaattcaatacataACATTAAGGTGTACTGCAATGGAATGAACCTTTAATATACCTTTGTATGTGTCATCGTTTTGAGAACTGCCTTTAACCTCGGCAAAAATTTAGACTCGGACGAGTTATTAGAATTGGCCCCTAGGTCTCTATGTAAAGACACCGTCTTAACTTCGCGCaaattccaataaataaatatttagttaagcaTCAAACAGTTGGTTTTAAAAAatctcgaattggtcttttaaaaaatataacacgaaatcatataaattgatgtaaataactcactcaattaatcataaaaatcttaaaagtcGCAGCAATAATACATTATTCACTGTACCTTTTTATCCATTAACAAaattccattttataaaaaaaatattggaattaGTGagcttttttttcttaataactattaaatattccaaaaaaaataaacgaattaaatattcaagaaataacaaaatatttcgcACCAAAGCAAACAAAACGACAAAACAAGtgtgtagatttttttatatttcatttcgaccttcataaagtttttcttttgtattttatttctttcaacgTTTTCTACACCTGCAAAACAACCCACGACATGGGTCTTTGGTATCTAAGAAGAAGATAGaatgtattgaaaaaataaatgtctaaACATAAAAACCAAAGCGTATACTAAGAAGGTCTTGTTAGAGTGgccatacaattttattattgcatttttacgaagaaaaacttacttttaaaatgagCCTACTACGCAGTCGCAATTGCGGGCCCGGGAACCCTCCCGGACCCTCAATTGCGACAAGAGTGAACCCACTACGTGGGTCCCTGGCGTTTAATAGGTTAAAAGATTACTAGTAGGTATTAGATTGTTAGTCTCCGTATGAACTTGGACGGACGTAATGTTTTAGGATTGATATGCGTTAAAAGAAAACATATCAAAGTTGTTCGTGaatatactttttctttttttttttttttatttttttttttatttttagaataggtaggcggacgagcatatgggccaccagatggtaagtggtcaccaacgctcttagacattagcattgtaagaaatgtcaaccatcgcttacatatccaatgcgccaccaaccttgggaactaagattttatgtcccttgtgcctgtaattacactggctcactcacccttcaaaccggaacacaacaatatcaagtattgctgacTGACTACTATGACTTACCTAGGTCAGATAATTTCGTTGGATAGGAACAACTTCCGATAGTAAACGAATGATTTAACACGTGTTAATAACGCTACACTTATTAGATGACTGATTGATTAAGCCAAGAAATTGAATTTGATTGAATCaactatataaaatcattaaatagaCATTTAATTGTTACAgatttgtacaatattttttgtggAATAGATCACCTGGAAATGATTCTCTACTTAATTCTGTTggtaaatataacacaaaatataccTGTATTGATTctagtttaatttgaaatttatatataaataacattaatcctatatttatttcaatatttttgttacagataCATAATTCGTTAAAATTTTCTATGTAAAGAAACAATTTATTCGTAAAATGCTCACTATGAACAAATTTTTGTGTAAGTTTTATGGTATTTTCAAATTTAGTGGTGGCCTTAACAACttctaacaaaaaaattaattatcttatataggAATATCATTTGTACTTGACACTAAACAAGTGCAGTTCTATGGTGGTGAAACGTGTGGTGAacacaaaataatttgaatgtattaaagtattttgaaaAGCTAcatctaaattaatatattatatttccacAAAATCCAACtgtgatattaaaaatttagtttaatttacgtatatcatatatatagatatttataaattataaaattatgtttaaaaaggtTAAATATGTTAGTGAGCTATGCCAGAATCAAAAAACTATTATGtgtaaattaaatcataattatcAATTGTACTTAACAAAAgtagtttttctttattatagaatatacaaCTAGATTAGACATTATACAGCTTtaagcaagttttttttttttaatttcatgttatgtatgtaatatttattacatattgttaaaattatgttggtatatattagattatatttttaaaaaaacttttataccaATATATCCAAAGCGTATGTTACGTTTTATAAATGAGCATATTTCGTTACTATAAgcgatttatattaaattcgtaTAACATACGCTGAAAACTTTATAGTTTGAGAGAATTCTTTTGACCAAAAACTTTAATTGACTTTAACTTGAAATCATTTCAAATCTGCGctctaaaataaacttattcatttatttatgctATACATACAGATGTATATCGAGTAATCGTACCATTATGATCGTACCTAAGAACACATAAtctcgtaaattaaaaaaaatagattgtgACAGTTAAATAGATTGAACACGAGAGTGAATGGTTTCGTTTAACATTAGTATAGTGACGCTAAGCCAAAAGTTAAGCGGAAGTTCACCATTCGCCATGacctaaaataaatacacgTATTCATGCAACACAACATATGcatatttgtgtataatataaaaaaataaatatactaataaattgtaaatgtaattgTTGAGATTTTGTTTCCTTCAtgaaatttaaatctttaatcATTGTTggtctttaatttttaaaatttttatgttttacatatTAGTGGAAAGTTTTATTGGTTAATGTTtcagtattatattgtattgtactcATTAAgtttaatgtacattttttcattaaacattaaataaataacttgtaccgataaaaataaaactagtcACTACTAACCTTATTAATGAAGAAAACATATAGACATTGAGACaatggtaaaaaataaaactgtcatGCACTGAAATTATGTTGTTTATTCATAAAGTAAAAGGAAACAAGCGTCTTACAAACTAAAATTTATCTTAAGTCGTAATGTATACATAGTTACACATTTGTACTATTTCTGTCCTCATTTAGGACTTTCAAAATACATGCTGTATTATGATGGTGTACCCTGCATAATCGGttcaatataaatgtttctTTTCATACAGAAAagatatgtttttaattcaagttaactaaaatattacaatgcCCTACGGTAAGTTGTATTGGAAGTCAAACTATTCTACTTATAATAATCATCAcagattaattgaaatatagttttttttttgtacaataaaatataagaaacgaAATATTCTCATTAAAAATAGTCCGTGGACATTTCGTTTCATCTTTGTCTCgagtttagtatttattatgagATTCTCTTAaactaaacaatataaaatatagaatttttgAACGAGTCAGGTTTTGTAAACAAAAGCTGCAGTAAATAGACTTAACATTATGTGTAactatgttaaaatttaaactgaGCAACTTTAACATTAAACATCACAGATTCGTATAAAATATCGCATTTTACGATTGTTTTTAAACGTTATCGAATTGGATGTAACAAtctaaaaagaaaaacttaaatcaacacacttaaaaaaaaataaaaacaataccatGAGTAACTTGAAGAATAACTAACATAATAAGTACAATCAAATGGTAAGCATTCAAATCAAAAACATTGtgcaacacaaaaaaaaaaacagagcaCTTTATAAGGCTATTGAAACTTACGTGTTACGTCCTTAATCTACAATACTTGTACAGAAAAACACAGTCTTCTATTGTACTTAGGGATACTGTATAGACAGATTTAAAGTAGAAACAAATTATTAGCTGGCTTTAAGACTAATGACTACAATATTCATCAAACAAAATCTATTTTACGTCGCGATAACAAATATCcagattttaatcaaatatagtTACGATATTTCTGACGAAcgcaaaataaatacatactttcaAACTTTCAAGATGTGCTTTTGGTTTCATTCATGAtcataacattaaattcaaaaaatgtattttgaattttattatagataataatttgtttctaCGTATGTcacacacatatatttttaaaattatgttcagACACTCAATCTCGAACCCCCGCAAGCACCAATGATATACACGCACCACTTGTTGTACAGTATAATCAAAATCACTGGaaacataattacataataatatcaagTTGTCCTTTACATCTACCAATCCTCGTCTGGCTCCTGGCCTTGATCGACCGTTGTGCTTGCATTGTTGAAATtctgaaaataaacaaatgcaaagttcatttataaatatattcaggtTTGTATAAGCCGAACTAAGAATCGACAACTGCATTTGTAtgattttagattaaaatataagtgtGTGGGCATTTTTATGCTATGCTGATGTTTATATAGGGTAAGGGAAGTTGAGAAAACAGTGTCCTTTATAACTGCTAGCAAGGGCAAAACtatgaaaattgaaatatactGATTGCTTATGATAAGAACCGAGAACTTTCTCATACTGTAtagaaatactaaatatttgatcttataaattatcaaaaatgttaaaaaaggaGACAAGCACATACCTCGCTTAAAGTTGTCTTCTATAATTGTGAGCAAGg
This genomic stretch from Nymphalis io chromosome 17, ilAglIoxx1.1, whole genome shotgun sequence harbors:
- the LOC126774845 gene encoding proton-coupled folate transporter-like, translating into MSYEYDINSVNGLPIPKRSISTTIELPLFLCIVAVTLSGPAISNIILYRTCVHYLNYSVAECEPFLSPIKTNATSQLEEVVQKYSTYVTTVKMVLEYVFPAFLSLFLGVWSDTYGRKLLIVWPLFGLTMTNILLTIFGMMDSLGPWWLILTAVPFSLSGGFVVLFTGAYCYVSDTSSSSSTLLRMTMIDATTSLGTVLGATCSTHLILKIGNTYLLLLSATISTIAYAFTNVWIKESLNGALQGGVSKIIDFLLIKEMVQECLKERPNRQRAQIFLLCLVRVLMVLAVFGTVGLEYLYTRQKLHWSLREYTKYSAVSTAMLFIGGFFGVIVVQKVLRLGDIIFAILISITAIADNLIKLFATKSWHMYLSSGVSIFRSLSGPLVRSFLTKTIPVEDIAKVLFLVSTAESICPMIYPIIFNSLYAYTLATFPGAIYILSSSMMVICIVLLGFVQYFLWNRSPGNDSLLNSVDT